A section of the Leptotrichia buccalis C-1013-b genome encodes:
- a CDS encoding cob(I)yrinic acid a,c-diamide adenosyltransferase — MKIYTKYGDEGFTRLAGGERVSKTHVRVEAYGTMDEVCSLLGVIVAEIREDEKLNSVLGEIREECENIQQQLFDCGSDLAVPEGIREYKQQIGDVEWLEQRMDEYIPLLPRLECFIIPGGSKISSLFHMMRTSVRNLERKMIAVIEADEGINKIGLQYINRLSDYFFVVACLVNLKLGFSETVYKKSAKIFRNNK; from the coding sequence ATGAAAATATACACAAAATATGGTGATGAAGGTTTTACAAGACTTGCTGGAGGAGAACGTGTGAGCAAGACTCATGTGAGAGTGGAAGCGTATGGAACAATGGATGAAGTTTGTTCACTGCTTGGAGTTATTGTGGCAGAAATTCGTGAAGATGAAAAATTAAATAGCGTGCTTGGGGAAATTCGGGAAGAATGTGAAAATATACAGCAGCAGCTTTTTGACTGTGGAAGTGATTTAGCAGTACCTGAAGGGATACGAGAATACAAGCAGCAGATTGGTGATGTAGAGTGGCTTGAGCAGAGAATGGATGAATATATTCCGTTGCTGCCTAGATTAGAATGTTTTATAATTCCGGGAGGAAGTAAAATTTCGAGCTTGTTTCATATGATGCGTACAAGTGTGCGTAATTTGGAGCGAAAGATGATAGCCGTAATTGAAGCAGATGAAGGAATAAATAAAATTGGACTTCAGTATATAAATAGACTTTCGGACTATTTTTTCGTAGTAGCTTGTCTTGTAAATTTGAAATTGGGATTTAGTGAAACAGTATATAAAAAAAGTGCTAAAATTTTTAGAAATAATAAATAA
- the proC gene encoding pyrroline-5-carboxylate reductase: MKLGIIGAGNMGSSILKGVTSSNFLENKNIAIFDLNKEKIEELSKEYGVKKAENENELANKSDILILSVKPNIVPKVLDKIKDDLSEKTIVLSIAAGISIDFIENIIGTDKKVIRTMPNTPAQVMEGMTAVSFNQNIQENEKSMIFKLLNSFGKSIEIEEKLMHAYTGISGSLPAYVYVFMEALSDGGVLEGMPRDKAYEIIAQTVLGSAKMMLETKKHPGILKDEVTSPGGTTIAALKVLEDGKFRGTVMEAVKACTEKSKEMAGE; this comes from the coding sequence ATGAAATTAGGAATTATTGGAGCAGGAAATATGGGAAGCTCTATATTGAAAGGCGTTACATCTTCAAACTTTCTTGAAAATAAAAATATAGCTATTTTTGATTTAAACAAGGAAAAAATTGAAGAATTATCAAAAGAGTATGGAGTAAAAAAAGCAGAAAATGAAAACGAACTTGCAAATAAAAGTGACATTCTCATTCTTTCTGTAAAACCAAATATTGTTCCAAAAGTACTGGATAAAATAAAAGATGATTTGTCGGAAAAAACGATTGTTTTATCAATTGCTGCTGGAATTAGCATTGATTTTATTGAAAATATTATTGGAACTGACAAAAAAGTTATTAGAACTATGCCAAACACACCTGCTCAAGTGATGGAAGGAATGACCGCAGTTTCTTTTAATCAGAACATTCAGGAAAATGAAAAAAGTATGATTTTTAAATTGTTGAATAGTTTTGGAAAAAGTATTGAAATTGAGGAAAAGCTTATGCATGCCTATACTGGAATTAGCGGTTCTTTACCAGCGTATGTTTATGTATTTATGGAGGCTCTTTCGGATGGTGGGGTACTGGAAGGGATGCCAAGAGACAAGGCTTACGAAATCATTGCTCAAACAGTTTTGGGCTCAGCTAAAATGATGCTTGAAACAAAAAAACATCCAGGAATTTTAAAAGATGAGGTAACTTCTCCAGGAGGAACTACAATTGCCGCCTTGAAAGTACTGGAAGATGGTAAATTTAGAGGAACGGTGATGGAAGCTGTCAAGGCTTGTACGGAAAAATCAAAGGAAATGGCAGGGGAGTGA